In a genomic window of Punica granatum isolate Tunisia-2019 chromosome 6, ASM765513v2, whole genome shotgun sequence:
- the LOC116212318 gene encoding 40S ribosomal protein S30-like, producing MYILRYSCCQTVLLYFPALRRANKAFGKVHGSLARAGKVRGQTPKVAKQNKKKKPRGRDYKHMQYNRRFVTAVVGFGKKRGPNTSEK from the exons ATGTACATATTGAGATATTCTTGTTGCCAGACAGTGTTACTTTACTTCCCCGCTTTAAGAAGAGCTAACAAGGCTTTTG GCAAGGTTCACGGTTCGCTGGCGCGTGCGGGGAAGGTGAGGGGTCAAACGCCTAAGGTGGCCAAgcagaacaagaagaagaagccccGGGGCCGCGACTACAAGCACATGCAGTACAACCGCCGCTTCGTCACCGCCG TTGTTGGATTCGGTAAGAAGCGAGGACCCAACACATCAGAGAAGTAA
- the LOC116210916 gene encoding transmembrane protein 209, with protein sequence MDGGRRDGASPPAKPGKFTVYQNPALSAALTANSIQPSRSSLLYAFFLCSASTFAFLSFIFREDGSVGLLKLKNLSERTAYLFTSVIKIIGGLVVIGTVIALCKAISLLRGRNDGGKGTKDQPTLSKRQLGLLGLKLKVDQVVSETPKKPPKSKAYSTPTSDVLIPLHQPISSSSHSSRISKDRLSTSGGSKIRTLSTPSKSPGSSSLYLVPGGFSPLPSSQQSLGPDVSTPWSNKRGSYAKEITSEEKLEQFLAEVDERITESAGKLSTPAPTITGFGVASPATIASSANTSGTARSTPLRPVRMSPGSQKFTTPPKKGEGDLPPPMSLEESIVAFEHLGIYPEIELWRDRLRQWFSSVLLKPLLRKIENSHIQVMQTTSKLGLSVTVSQVGSDTPATGTPTVSPMDKTKEWLPAFTLDEESLLQQFRSNLVQALDASMPKLSLNNLQQTPQPNPLVPLMQDCVDAITEHQRLQALLKGELIKGLLPQSSVPADFMVKRIQGLSEGTCVKNYEYLGSGEVYDKVNKKWILQLPTDSHLLLYLFCAFLEHPKWMLHVDPASYSEAQSSKNPLFLGVLPPKERFPEKYVAVISGVPSTLHPGACILVVGRQSPPIFALYWDKKLQLSLQGRTALWDSVLLLCHRIKVGYGGVIRGMHLGSSALSILPVLDAESEDLRI encoded by the exons ATGGACGGAGGAAGAAGAGACGGCGCGTCGCCCCCGGCGAAGCCCGGCAAGTTCACTGTGTACCAGAACCCTGCCCTTTCTGCCGCTCTCACCGCCAACAGCATCCAGCCGTCAAGATCATCTCTCCTCTACGCCTTCTTTCTCTGCTCCGCTTCCACCTTCGCTTTTCTGTCCTTCATCTTCAG ggAGGATGGGTCGGTTGGCCTTTTGAAGCTCAAAAATCTATCTGAAAGGACAGCTT ATTTGTTTACCAGTGTTATAAAGATCATTGGTGGGCTAGTTGTCATTGGAACTGTCATTGCCCTCTGTAAAGCCATTTCTCTCCTTAGAGGAAGGAATGATGGGGGGAAAGGGACCAAGGATCAACCCACTCTTTCAAAGCGTCAGCTGGGTCTTTTGGGGTTAAAGCTGAAGGTCGACCAAGTTGTATCTGAAACACCAAAGAAACCCCCCAAATCCAAAGCCTATTCAACACCGACTTCAGACGTCCTCATTCCACTCCATCAGCCTATCAGCAGTTCTAGTCATTCATCACGAATCAGCAAAGATAGATTAAGCACTAGCGGGGGGAGTAAGATCCGTACTCTCAGTACCCCATCAAAGTCCCCAGGCTCTTCTTCTTTGTATCTCGTGCCTGGAGGTTTCTCGCCTCTACCTTCTTCTCAACAGTCACTGGGTCCAGATGTCTCGACCCCATGGTCGAACAAGCGAGGGTCCTACGCGAAGGAGATTACATCTGAAGAGAAACTTGAACAGTTTTTGGCTGAAGTTGATGAGAGGATCACCGAATCGGCTGGGAAACTTTCAACTCCTGCACCTACTATCACTGGTTTTGGTGTAGCCAGTCCTGCTACTATAGCCAGTTCAGCTAATACATCCGGGACTGCAAGGAGCACGCCTTTGAGGCCTGTACGAATGTCTCCTGGATCTCAAAAGTTCACCACGCCCccaaaaaaaggagagggcgATCTTCCTCCGCCCATGTCATTGGAAGAATCAATTGTAGCTTTTGAGCATCTAGGCATCTACCCTGAAATTGAGTTGTGGCGTGATCGCCTAAGGCAGTGGTTTTCTTCGGTTCTACTTAAACCTCTGCTCAGAAAGATCGAAAACAGTCATATTCAG GTGATGCAAACAACTTCAAAGCTCGGTCTTTCAGTCACAGTAAGTCAAGTGGGAAGTGATACACCTGCTACCGGGACTCCCACAGTGTCTCCAATGGATAAGACCAAAGAATGGCTTCCAGCATTTACTCTAGATGAAGAGAGCCTTCTTCAGCAATTTCGTTCTAATCTCGTGCAAGCTCTTGATGCTTCTATGC CAAAACTATCTCTAAACAATCTGCAGCAAACTCCACAACCGAATCCTTTGGTTCCTCTGATGCAGGACTGTGTGGATGCAATTACGGAACATCAGAGGCTTCAAGCACTTTTAAAGGGAGAATTAATTAAGGGCTTGCTACCACAGAGCAGTGTTCCTGCAGATTTCATGGTAAAAAGAATCCAAG GGCTTTCCGAAGGAACATGTGTGAAGAATTATGAATACCTGGGCAGCGGAGAGGTTTATGACAAGGTGAACAAGAAATGGATTCTGCAACTCCCAACTGATTCCCACCTGCTGTTGTACCTCTTCTGTGCATTTCTGGAACATCCAAAGTGGATGCTGCACGTGGATCCGGCATCTTACTCTGAAGCCCAATCGAGCAAAAACCCTTTATTTTTAGGAGTTTTGCCTCCAAAAGAGAGGTTCCCCGAGAAGTATGTCGCTGTCATATCTGGTGTCCCCTCGACTCTTCATCCAGGGGCCTGTATACTTGTTGTAGGAAGGCAAAGCCCTCCAATCTTTGCTTTGTACTGGGATAAGAAGCTGCAGTTATCTCTTCAG GGAAGAACGGCATTGTGGGATTCTGTCTTGCTCCTCTGCCACAGAATCAAGGTTGGGTATGGAGGTGTGATTCGTGGAATGCATCTGGGTTCGTCAGCCTTGAGCATCCTCCCGGTTCTTGATGCAGAATCTGAAGACTTAAGAATTTGA